ATGTCCCGAAGTGTACTCGTCCTGTTTTCTGAGAACTATTGAGAACTATCTGGAGTCAAGACTTAGCTGCTGGATATCCGCTTGTCACGTCATGGGTAAGATCGATGTGTCCTGCTAATTGAAGATGATCGAGATTCGTTTTTCCTAACTGGTGGTGAGGTGCTCTGGATATTCGGCTCGGCAGACTTAAGTTGTCGGGCTGTTGTTTCTTGCCCAGCTTGAACTTGAGCTGCGAATTCACTCGGGGAAAGATACTCCAACGATGAATACGGGTGGCGCGGATTATATCGAACCCGCCAGCGTTTATGCAGAACACGCGCATGGCCGATACCTTCGATGTGATTGTCTTTCCACAGTTCATCCCGCATCCGGTTATGAAGCGACTCCACAAATCCGTTCTGCCACAGTTGACCAGGCGCAATGAACACCATCGATGTCTTAGCGTCAGGCTCTACAGTCCAATCAG
The Corynebacterium choanae DNA segment above includes these coding regions:
- a CDS encoding integrase core domain-containing protein; amino-acid sequence: MVFIAPGQLWQNGFVESLHNRMRDELWKDNHIEGIGHARVLHKRWRVRYNPRHPYSSLEYLSPSEFAAQVQAGQETTARQLKSAEPNIQSTSPPVRKNESRSSSISRTHRSYP